The Setaria viridis chromosome 2, Setaria_viridis_v4.0, whole genome shotgun sequence DNA window GTTTGACTACTTAGCCCTCACTTATGAAACTAGCTAGGTGTCCTACCCCTCAACTATCCAAAACCGTCTAAATAAACCCCTCTGTAGCAGCTCTTaaggtgattttttttccctacatGACACTACACAGACAGTGATGTGGTGATAAGAATGTAGACCCATCATGCAAGAATCAACACTTTCTCCACCGCTAAGCTCCAGTAAATACTGAAGAACACCTCGTCATCCACAACTCCAATAACCAATTGCAAGCCATTGTTGCCGAGCTCCCTCCTAACAAGATGAGGCTCATCGGACCCTTCATTCTCTCCCTTCAGGTCACACTCACCCTCATCGACTTCCAGACCCACCAACTCTCATCTCCTCTCGGACCTATATTGGTGATAGAGTCACTGACAAGATAtgggtactccctccgtcctaaattataggtcatttaaGCATCTTAAGgtttatagattttgctatacatCTATACATAGTACTTATCTAGATGCATGCATAGCAAAAGTAATGAACTTCGAAAatttaaaacaacctacaatttaggatgaAGGGAGCATTGCAAGACCCATTTATACTCGGTAGCAAGATACACCCACCTATTTATCCCAAATTCATTACATTGTCACCACGTACACTACACAGCCATTCCTCTCAAGGGAAAAAGATACAATAAGCACACATTTATTTGCCAGCATATAAAAAAACATATCCTTTCATCAATATATATAGCAACACAAACCCAAAATTCCAGGAACGAAATGCTACCAAACCAAACCCGCTGGATGAGGTTCAGACAGGCCCCCTGTTCGCTTATTGCTGCGCAGTGCACATCTGCCCATCTGACTCGTGTGGATGTAACACATGTCGCGTCGCGGGTTTGATTTGTTAGATCAGCATTTCTACCCGGGTCAAACTGTTTCCAGTCCCACTGAactacttcttcctcctctcgcccTCAGCCCGTGCTGTGCCTGTGCGTGTATATATACGCATCCTGCCCCCACCCCCTTTTACCTCCTCACTCATCTGCTGCCTTGACGACCCCGGCCGGAATCCATCGATCGGTGCTTTATATCTCTTAGCAAGCGAGCTCACCAACCACCACTGCCGCTAGCTGCCGgccggagaggaagaggaggaaaaggagagaggaggcggtggcatGGGGAGGCCGCCGTGCTGCGACAAGGTGGGCGTGAAGAAGGGGCCATGGACGCCCGAGGAGGACCTCATGCTCGTCTCCTACGTCCAGGAGCACGGCCCCGGCAACTGGCGGGCCGTGCCGACCAACACCGGTGCGTGCGTCGCGTATGATGCCGTGGGATGATTGCCTTCCAAGATCCAAGCTTTGATTTGATTCCTTTTTTGCCGGCGGTGTGCGCGTGCAGGGCTGATGAGGTGCAGCAAGAGCTGCAGGCTGCGGTGGACCAACTACCTTCGGCCGGGGATCAAGCGCGGCAACTTCACCGACCAGGAGGAGAAGCTCATCATCCACCTGCAGGCCCTCCTCGGCAACAGGTGAACCGTGAACCCTCGAATCTCTGGTCTTGTTTCTGATTAATTTCATGGTCGAATCGCCGGCGAGGTGTTTTGAGTGCTGAGCTTGCTGATCTGCTCTGAAGGTGGGCGGCGATAGCGTCCTACTTGCCGGAGAGGACGGACAACGAcatcaagaactactggaacacgcatctcaagaagaagctcaagaagatgCAGGCTGGCGGCGAAGGTGACGGGGGAgacgacgggggcggcggcgacgccggcggtaggaccggggccgggggcgggaaGCGTCCGGCCGTCCCCAAGGGGCAGTGGGAGCGGCGGCTGCAGACCGACATCCACACAGCGCGGCAGGCGCTGCGCGACGCGCTCTCGCTGGAGCCCTCGGCGCCGCAAGCGAAGGCGGCGCCCCCACCGACGCCTCCGGGGTCCGCGACGTACGCGTCCAGCGCCGAGAACATCGCGCGGCTGCTGGAGGGGTGGCTGCgcccgggcggcggcagcgggggcaAGGGGCCGGAGGCGTCGGGGTCGACGTCCACAACGGCGACGACGCAGCAGCGGCCGCAGTGctccggcgagggcgcggctTCCGCGTCGGCGAGccacagcggcggcgcggccgcgaaCACGGCCGCGCATACCCCGGAGTGCTCGACGGAGACCAGCAAGatggcaagcagcggcgcggcgggcgccggcgccgcgccggcgttCTCGATGCTGGAGAGCTGGCTTCTCGACGACGGCATGGGCCACAGCGAGGTGGAGCTCATGGCCGATGTGGTGCCACTAGGGGACCCCAGTGAGTTCTTTTAATCAAGTCCGCTTACAAGTACAACCAAAAAAGCAAGTTGATCAAGTAGCTCGTAGAGATGCAAGAACACAAGAAGAAATTAATCGCCGGACGACGGGTTAGGTGACTAGTTAAGCAGACATGAACAGACTAAATGTCTTTGAATTCTCGGCGATTTAGATCGAGTTGGGTGTCGATCTAGTCTGTTTAAtccccttttttatttcttttcgcTGTTTTTTCTCTGATGTTAGGGTTTGGAACTGATCATGTAAGCTTATACTAATGACAGGTTCCTAAATGGACCATCCATGAGGCTGGCAGAAAGAAAGAAGTGTACATCTTAAAAGATCTAAATATTTAGATGTTATAGATGCTCAATTATGTTACTCCGTATTTTCCTTGCGCTATATACACTATAAATTCCATTCCATTATACGAAATGGAGATTATTATAAAACTCACTCATAGTTCAATCAACCATGTATGATGTATAAATGATCTTTTTTCCCTGAAAAATGTATAAATGGTGTTTTCTTTTCTAGGACTATATCTTGTGGAATTCTGGTGAAATTCTCACGGATCCAAGTGAAACAATTTGATGGTTTCTTCAAAAGTTACTTGACTAAGGTCTAGCAAGAGATTATTACTAATTTGGAGCCGGTGATTGCAGTCCTTGAGATGTGATGGATCTCATTCGTGAatcattttcatgtgaattagATACCATTTTTAACATGTGGGGTACCAAAGATGAAGGAAAATTAGTGTGCTTGTACATCCATTAAAACTGAGATCTTTATGTGTACTTGAAAATTTGCGAGCTCTGGTGTTCAGTTGAACATAGAGCTGTCTTGCATTTATTTGGCCCAATTCAATGAATGAAAATCACATGGCACAGCTAATCTCTTCTGGAGTACAGTGTACTGTTATATGTCTGGATTCTAATTAAACTTTTTACAAGTAACTGATTTCTCTTTTTGGTGAAATTATATCCTGCTGCAAACAACAGGGATTGCTTAAAATTGTTTCTAGAAACTTCTCGCTTTCACAAACTTTAGTCAAAGTTTTTTTAACTATCTCCGTTATATACGTATATACTCCTATATCTAATATATATCTTTCTTGATCGTTGATTATATGTATCTGTGTGTGAATGCCTCTTTTCCTAATAAGATCATAGCAGGTGATCATTTTTTTAACTTATGAAAGTATCCGTTAGCACAAGATAATTATGATACAAATAAAAATATGCATAAGGTTATTCAAATTTTTTGTTGACTCGTATAAATTGGAATCACAAGGTAATGACCTAATTTTTTTAGCAAATACGACATACCCATCATTCACCCACACAGAAAAAGGGATTTGAAATCAATTGGAATTGTGGAGTGCCCCATCCAATCCACGATATGATATAAGTTGGAGACCATGTGTGACTAGTTTAATCCGATGGCATCATTTAGATAGCTCTCCTGGTGTATACTCATAGTAGACACTTGACCTAATTTTCCTTCCTTCCATTCTGTGATGGATGGTGACCCATGATGGGATCAACCATTGAATCCGGCATTACATAAATGTTTAAGCTCTAAATGCTGCCTCCGGTTCCATGCCATATGGGCATAGCTCATCAAAAGATCTCGTTGAAGTGTGTTTATCATGTGCATACGGTAAAAAATCTGTTATGCTTATTGTTATTGTGATGCTGACACACGCATGAGAAACTCATATAGTGAAGAAAATGTTCATAGACCATATGGGTATTAGAGAATTGAACAAGTGAATTTCTCTGGttttttgcatttattttaatTTATACTAAATACTAAACCCGATGATTTGGGTCCGCGACTCTAAACTGGAGGGAATTTTCACCATCATTTGTACATATCCCTTTCCATTACTCATAATAATATGAAActtcaacttttttttcttatggaGATATGAATAAGAAGAACAACATGATATTCCAGTAAATTAAATTTG harbors:
- the LOC117842655 gene encoding myb-related protein 306, with protein sequence MGRPPCCDKVGVKKGPWTPEEDLMLVSYVQEHGPGNWRAVPTNTGLMRCSKSCRLRWTNYLRPGIKRGNFTDQEEKLIIHLQALLGNRWAAIASYLPERTDNDIKNYWNTHLKKKLKKMQAGGEGDGGDDGGGGDAGGRTGAGGGKRPAVPKGQWERRLQTDIHTARQALRDALSLEPSAPQAKAAPPPTPPGSATYASSAENIARLLEGWLRPGGGSGGKGPEASGSTSTTATTQQRPQCSGEGAASASASHSGGAAANTAAHTPECSTETSKMASSGAAGAGAAPAFSMLESWLLDDGMGHSEVELMADVVPLGDPSEFF